The Candidatus Poribacteria bacterium nucleotide sequence CCGGTTTGACCTCATAGCGCACCCGAATCGAGCGGTACTTGGCCAACCACGCCATCGTGCGCTCCACCACCCAGCGCCGCGCCGGATGGGTCTTCTCCCCGTGATCGTCGAGCTTCTCCTCGCCGATTCGACGGACGCGTCCGATGTAACCGGAATCGGCGATCGCTTGCGCTCCCGTGGGGTTGTCATACGCCTTGTCGAGACACAAGTGCAGCGGCTGTTCCTCCGTCGGAAATGGCGGCGCCAGAACGATGGCGTCCAG carries:
- a CDS encoding transposase codes for the protein MPSGVSCFSGARSWGAWTGHGSPPMDRWAKRWASRPSPPTRSDPTQRTRIKGVKRSVVVESNSDPLGVTIAGANVHDTQLLAATLDAIVLAPPFPTEEQPLHLCLDKAYDNPTGAQAIADSGYIGRVRRIGEEKLDDHGEKTHPARRWVVERTMAWLAKYRSIRVRYEVKP